Below is a genomic region from Salmo salar chromosome ssa11, Ssal_v3.1, whole genome shotgun sequence.
atatatatatatatatatatatatatatattttttatttttttttcttctctatgTACACTTTTTAAGTCTTGTCTATTGTCTCTATGACACCTATCTATCTTTCTGATACTATGGCATTATAACACAGTTATTCCGATACATTTtgactgtctgtctccctgtaccTGCATGTTGTTTCCCCACATGGCTTTGCCCTCCAGCAGTGAGTCCAGGACAGCTTTGCTGGGCTCCTGGGCTGTCTGGTCATTGCCACTGACTACATAGTAGGAGGACCTGACCCATTTGAAGAACTCTGCATCCACATTCTTGGCGCTGCAGTGGTTTGGGATGTAAACCAGGTCCATGTATGTGGGAGGGCAGTTAGGTACGGGCATTGCCGCTGCTGCCTTTCCACTACCTGAACCTGAGACAGAGATGTTTGAAAATCGACGTACATCATGGATGAAAGAAATGTGAAACTATACCGAGGCAAATAGAGCTTAAACGTTAAACTTATTTTATCAGAAAACAAAGCAAAGGATCTAGACACATGGCCAAGTATGAAAAGATGAGTGATGAGGACCAGGTCTTACCTGATGTGGCacttttcacaccccttgacgcAGAGGTATTGGTTGCATTTTTGGCATCTTTCCCTTCTCCTGCACTCTTTTTGGGAGAGGCTATTACTTTTGAATCCTTTACTTTTGAGAGCCCAGTCTTTCTGGCCGGAGAGGAGGACTTGGTCTTGGTGAGCTTCTTCTTCTTAGCTTTCTCAGCTCCCTCTCCCTTTGAGTCCTTGTCCTTGGTCCGGTTGTTGTCGTCAGCGGGGGGCATGTCGGCCTCCGgatctaccatggtaacatctgGGTGGGCTGGAGACGGAGCAGAGTCCCTGGGGGGCACGGGAGGAGGATCTGCGTGTCTGTACGTTAGGGTTCTGTCAGTGGGAAGTGTCTCAGAATCATCCTCAGAGTCTATGTTTGCATCTGCGGTAATTGAAGGGCACTCCTCAGTCCCAGGGGGAACATCCGAATCTGTCTGGGAAGGGGCAGATTCACTGATGGAGGTTGGTGGAGTCTCTTCACATTGCTTAGCGTGTAATTTACTGCTGGGGGGTGGAGGTCCTCCATCTGACTTAGCCAGGGGCTTCTCTTCCTCCAGAGGGTTCTCCTCATTCATGAAGTACTCCAGGGGACTGGGGTTTATGAAGGAGGGGGACAGCTCTGTCTTAGGGTGTCGGTACTCACAGGAAGTCACCAAGCATAGGTCAACATCTGTTCTGGAACCAGAAGAAGGGCTCTTCTTGGAGGAGTCTGGGTCCTTGGAGCTACCTGCAGACTTCTGATAGTCAGAGAGGTTTGAGGAGAGTGGAAGGTAGGATGGGGAGGGAACCTTGGGACTGACAGGGGATTTGGAATCTCCACATTTGAAGGGATTAGTTTCTGCTCCCAGAGACATCTCTGTTTTCTGTGTGAAGCAAGAataggaggatgaagaggggatGGCAGGGGATTTGTCCATCTGCTGAGCTAAGACAGGTGATATTTCCCTCATCTGACAAGGTGTAGTGGTCGAGGGGGTGGATTGGGAAGCATCTGAAGGGGACACAGAGGTGGCGTGACTTGAGTCATTGTCTTTGAAGAGCATAGGCTTGTCCATAGTGGGTGGGCGCTGCTCAGCGGGTCTCAAATCATTGTCCTCTGACGGGCTGTAGTCCACCTCTGTCGGCCCATTCTCCGTGGCGCGCAAGCTGCCTGCACAAGTGTGCTCTGGAGACTGTTTGTTGAAGTCCAGGGCTAATGAGTGGTCAGGGGACTCCTGACCAAATGACATGGTCGAATGTTCCGGGGATTTGGGCTCCTGTACTGGTGTCTTTGATTTGGCCGTCTTTGGTGAGATGTCTGGAGAGATTGACATGGGCCTGGGGCTGTCCCCCTTGGGAGAGATCTCTGCCTCCTGGAATGGGGTTGGAGTCTGaaccacagagacagacaaggagtcCTCCACCTCTGTTGATTGAGGGGAGCCGGCTTCAGCGTGGAGAGCAGGGGAAACGTCATCTGTTGTAGGCTCTGGGAATGAGCTGGTGGCCAGTGAGGTGGTGGAAGCCGAGGCGATGTGTGAAAACGTGTCCTCTGCTACAGCCTCATCAACAGGGCTGCCCGATTTATCAGATGTGGTTCCCTCTGAGATCGACATTTTACTCTCCTCTTTGAAACCTGTGAAGGGGTTTGTGGATGAGACTGAGTTACTGTCGCTAGCTCCATTTTTCCTCTCATCTTGACTCAAGTGTATTGTTAACATTTGATCTAAATCAAAGTGTGTCTTTCCTCTTACTGGTGGTGGGCTCTTCATTGGGGAGAGCACCTTCTCTACAGATGAGGTGTGGTCTGGAATTGGGTCATCCACGGGGCTGACCCTGATGGAATCCTCTTTGTCACCCGTAACCTCCACGATTACAGGACCATGGTCATTTGCAGGTGGTATAGAGCCAGACTTCTCATCCACAGGAGACTGAAAGTAAGGTGTGTGACCGGAGGAATGAGGTGAGGTGGTTCCTTCCAATGTCTTGTCATCTGGGCTGGTGGAAGACCCTGCTGCTGCCTTTGATGATCCTGAAAGCGTTGTGCACAGTTCAATTGGTACAGCGAATCCAGAGGGGTATGAGTCAAAGGTTCCTTTGGGAGCTGAAGGGGAGCGTATGAGAGGAGAAGTAGTGGAGAGTGCAGAGCTGAGTCTTGCTGAATCAAGACCAAATTTGTCTGACTTGAATCCTTCCTCTTTATCCTCTTCCAGTGACGATGGTGGAGATATTGTGGACGCAGAAGCGTGGTAGTCCCTGCCTTCAGTGGCATTACTCTTTGAATGGTCTGACTCTGGGCCGTCTTGTAGCGGAGACAGCCTCTTCCTCTCAAAGTCTCCTAATGTGGTTCCTCCAAACCTGGCAAGGTCCTGAGAGGGAGAATCCTCTGTCTCATCGTTAGTGGTTTCGTCACTCATAATGTCCCTTGGAGTGGACATTTCATCCATTGGAGTAGGCACACTGGAGATCTCAATAGTTGACTGGGTGTGGCCAGATGTAGCAGTGTATGCCTCGTCTCGGTTCTCATCATCTGAGGCTACTTCGTCGTCGGAGCCAGCTGGAAGGGTCTCATCATGAATAGATGCAGCCGGAGACAGAGGCTCAGATGTTATGTGAGGGTGTATCACAGACAGCCCCAGCTTCTGTACTTCTGTTTCATTTCTGTTATGATCTCTTACATATTGGTCTGCATCCGCACCCTCGTCCTCAGAGTCCTTGTCTTCACTATCCACAGCATGTATATGCTTCTCCATTTCCCTTCTCATTGGCTCATGGacctcttctgtctctcccttcttttCATAATCTAGCCCAGTTCCCTCATCTTCAAACTTCTCACTGCTGCTGCCACTCAACTTGCCTTTATGCTCCTGTTCCTCTGGGGTCTCCCTGCTTTCTCCTTCATGCTCAGTGGTTGTGATCCCCTCATCCAGAGACTCTTCTGCTTCAGGAGACTCCTTAGAGTGCAGGAGGGCCTCTCTGTGGACCACCACCGGCTCTTCCTCCTGAACGATCTCCTCTTCTTTGAGCTCCTCAAAGTCCTTGGTGAGGTCCTCTGGAGAAGACATCATGGCTCTTTCTGTCTCAAGGACCTCCGCAGCACAAGTGGCGGCTACCACTCCTGCTGTGATAGCTGCAGCTCCTGCAGCAGCAGATTTAGCATCTGTGGCTTTGGTGTCCTTCTTGGTGACTTTTGGCTTTCCCTTGGACTTAAAAGGGCTTCCAAAGTCTTTCTTTGTAGTGTCATCTTTTTTCAGAGGTTTTGGTTTTGGTGCAAGTTTTTTCCCTTCACCTAATGCAGATGAAGCATTTTTTACATCCTTGGATGGCTTCTTTATGTCTTTCTTTAGATCTTCTTTCTTTTGCTCCTTTTTCTCTTCCTTCCTTATCTTCATTGGGGAATCTCTCCTGAAATCTTTGTCTTTCTTTAAAATGTCTTTCTTTACCTCTTCTTTGTTTACCTTCTGTTCCTTTTTGGGTGTTTCTTGCTTCTGTTCCTTTTTGGGTGTTTCCTCCTTTTTAGATGTTAGCTTCTCATCTTCCTTTGCTACTTCTTTCTTTACCTCCTTTTCATCATTCTTCTTTTCTACAGACTTCCTGGGTTCTTTCTTGATAATCTTTTCCTTAAGAGCTTTTGTTTTAATTTCAGGCTTCTTCTTTTCTGGAGTTTCAGGTGCCGGCTCTGCTTTAGCCTTCACTTCTTTTTCCGGTGCCTTCACTTTTTCCTTTTTCACCAAAGGTTTATCTTTTTTCTCAAATTTTGCGGTCTTTTCTCGAGCTGATTCTGCGTCTGTCTTTGCCTTCTCTGGAGCTTCCTCCTTTGACTCCTTTTTGAAACTTTTGCTTGGTGATGGCCTTGAGACTGACTTCAGACTCTCCTTGCTGTCAGTTTTATGTTTCAACTTTGCCTGCTTCAAGGCTGGAGCCAAGTTAGAAGATAGCTCTTTCTGAGTGACAACTGGTTGCTTCAAAAAGTCCAAGTGTTTTAGTTTTTCCAAACCTTCAAGAATGTGATACTGAGTTGCATTTCCAGGGAAAAGAACTCGCACTATCTTCTCTGAAGGGTTTGATGGGTGCCACACGATCAATGAAGATATTGAGGTCATGTAAGAGATTGGGAGCTCTGCTTCTTTTCCATTGGGCAGAAGAACAGAGGCTTTGTCTTTCTCACTACCTGTCCACTGCTTCATAAAGTGCTGCAGGTCCTTGCTGGTCTTTGATGGATTAAGCACATACATCTCAAGCTTCCCCACGCCCATCTTCTGAAACAGAATGATGGGTTCGATTGTGTTCCCGACCGGCCTCTGCAGAGGCTCGGGCCTCAGATTCAGCTTGCTCAGGTAATGGAGAGTTTGTGCCACCTCTTCAATGTTTCTCCTCACCCTGAAGTTGGTTTCAGCAGGCTTCTCTAGATTCTCAGGGATGTTCAAGAACACAACCCCAATGTCTGGGGATATGAGGTTCTTCACCCAGTCGCCGGTACCTTGGGATCCATGGGACTGCTCTTCCTCCAGCTCAGCCATCTTCCTCTGGAGCATGCTGTTGATGCCAGGCAGGTTGTCATCCCCGATGTGGGTCAGGAGGATGGAGTCTACCCGGTCTAGGTGTCTCACCAGCTTCCAGAAGCAGGACTTACGGTCGGAGCCCCCGTTGATAAGCATGTTGAACCCGTTCACCGCAAAGAGGGCCGAGTCGCCGCGGCCGCCAGGGAAAATGTAGCAGCATGGTTTTGAGAGCTTCAGGAAACCACCAGAGGTTGGTGGCTCCAACATGTCAAAAGGCGATGGGATTTCTACTGACTCCGACAGGTATTCTGTGAACTCTGAGAGACCTTCCATCTCTGGGAGTATCAAGGGTGAGTTGAGCTTCATGTTGATGAAATCTTGTAGGTTGTGTTTGTCCAGGTTTGAATTTTTCCAGTCGCCTTGCTCAGGGCAGTAGAGGGTTAGGCTTGCTTTGTTTGCTGGGTGAATAGTGATGAGCAATTCACCAatctggggaagagagagatatttGGAGACTTGAGATAAAAATCATGACTGTTTGATCAAACAGAATATAATTATTAACACAATTATGACAGATAACAGATGacaaatgtattgtattgtatctgaTGTATTGATGAGAGTTGCTCATTGATAGGTCAGTAATCTTCAGCAGATTAAGAATAGTATTACAAACTTTACAATTATAATTGTATAGTAATTGTTTAGCAAACAATTTGCTCAATTTGACTCACCTCGGGGTCTGTGAATATATCTATGAAGTTGAAGAAAGAGAATGAGCCGGACTGCAGAATCAGCTCTCCTGTGTTTTCAAAGCATTGTCCCGAAAGCACCAGCAGCTTGTGTCTGGCTGTGTCTGAGATCATTTGACAAACCTAGGCAGAAAAAAGGTATCAAACATGTCAGAAAGACATGTTTCATTGGAGTTTCAGTGCAATTGTGACATGAATCTCTTTTGCAATCATAGTTTATGCTACTGCCAAAAACAGGAATAAATACAAGAAGGCCCAGAGTCAAActagcaaaaggacaatataggaaaaAGGTGGAATCATATTACACAGGCTCCGACACCCGAagcatgtggcaggggctacaaTCCATTACGGATTGCAAGGAAGACCCAACCGTGATCTGCCCAACAAAGCCTCTCTACCAGACAAACTAAATGCATTTAATTTTGACAACAACAATGTTGAGCCGGGCTACCACCGACCCAGAGGattgtgtgatctcgctctccgaggTTGACGTGAGAAgggtctttaatcaggtcaacacccGCAAGGCCGCGGGCCCCGACAGTATTCCAGGGCgcattctcagagcatgcgcaaaacagctggcaggcatattcatggtaattttcaacctctccttgtcctagtctgtaatccccacgttTTAAGATGGCCACAATAATTCCTGTTCctaagaactctaaggcttcatgccacaatgaataccatcctgtagcactcacttctgtaatcaagtgctttgagaggctggttatggcacacattaactcctccattccagccaccctagacccactccaatttgcataccgccacaacagatccatagacggcGCAATCTCAaatgctctccacactgccctcacccatctagataagaggaatacatacctatgtgagaatgctgttcattgactacagctcagcgttcaacaccattgtcccttccaagctcgtcaccaagctttggactctgggtctgaacacctccctctgcaactggatcctggacttcctgatgggctgaccccaggtggtgagggtaggcaacatcaacTCCGCCACGTTGACCCTTAACACAGGGCCCCCcactgttcacccacaactgtgtggccacACACGACTCCAAAACCATTATCAAGTTCGTATGACGACACGAagttggtaggcctgatcaccggcaacgatgagtcagcctacagggaggaggtcagtgaccttgCAGTGTGGTGCcggagcaacaacctctccctcaacgtcagcaagaccaaggagctgacagtggactacaggaaatgggagGCGGGggcgagcatgcccccatccacattgaaggGGCGGCAGTGGAGCAGGtagacagcttcaagttcctcgatgTCCAAATCACTTAAGACTTAAAAtggtcaaaacacacacacatggtcatgAAGAAGACTTGAAaaagtttggcatgggccctcaaatcctgaaaagtttctacagctgtaCATTGAGAGTAtattgactggttgcatcaccgcttggtatggcaatagcaccgccctcgatcgcatggTGCTACAGAGCGTTGTGCGGaaagcctagtacatcactggggctgagctctctgccatccaggacctctatatcaggtggtgtgaaaagaaggcccgaaaaatcgtcaaagactccaaccacaagccatagactattttctctgctgctacatggcaagaggtaccagtgcatcaagtctgacaccaacagtttcttgaacagcttctatcctcaagcaatacgactgataaatagctaacaaaatagctacacggactgagtttaccttgtatctttattgaccttttatCTTTGCACTGtctctctacacactcacagggccctacacacacactgtccctccaccacacacacaaacactccataATTTgttcactcacacataatatgcacatacatttatacttactttacacacccacacacatactcacatacaagctgctgctactctgtttatcttatatcctgttgcctagtcccaTTGCCCCAATCCATATCTACCTccttcactccagtatccctgtacatgtaaacttacttacttactttattgtgtatttcatatttcCTATTCTTATTCTCTTGTGTTTTTATCTAGCAATACATTGTTATTggttattgcattgttgggttttgagtttgcaaaaaaggcatttcactgtacttgtgacaTTACAACTTGACACTTATGCTCAGAGACAATACTTATGCTTATGCTTGGAAAATACTGTTAGCTTTAAAAAACAAACAGACATGAGAAAGTCAGatgcaatggaaaatgaaaaggggTTGTACGACTATCCCTCAAgtgtcatgttgtactgtatgtgaagTAGTCTGTGTGTAATCCTTATAGTCCATTTCAAAGTGAATTTGTTATGTCAATGCCCACTCGATGCCCAAGTCTTCACAGGattgcaactttcactggggatggggACGGACGGACAGGACAtgtccccccacattctgaaattgcatttttgtcctcctcagttttatcattggaatgtgatacaaaacaaggcaGCGGTGGGGTAGGCTGTTTTgggtgtttatccgactggatttAGGACCACTCTGACGCCACAGAGCGGGCTGATGGACTGTGTGAGGGCAAAACTTCTGGAAGGCTGGCTGGACCAGCACGGGAGAGTTGAGCATAGTTCAGTGTACACGCTGCGCTCGGTCACCGGCTTGTAAAAGGAAtagaaactggctactctttagttgactgatgtagctggcaaggtaactgctgtttaactTAACAGAAAAAAACTAAACTAGTGTTTATTCGCAGTGCTGAGCTAGTATTGTAACCcgcatgtaacgttagctaatgtttcataccctctcgactgaggtgaatgaataaGCTATGCTAGTGAGTAGCTATCACAGCCAGGTCAACTCTAGCCTCTAGTTGCTATCTAACAGCAGATGTTTGTATGGACATGTTGtgtagcctttgttttgtcaCGTTTCAGAAGtttttttattagattttttttatttaacctttatttaccaggtaggctagttgagaacaagttctcatttccaactgcgacctggccaagataaagcatagccgttcgacatatacaacaacacagagttacacatggactaaacaaaacatacagtcagtaatacagtagaaaaaaagaaaacaaaaagaaaataaaaagtgagtgaaaatacagaaaatacagtgagtgcaaatgaggtaagataagggagttaaggcaataaacaggccatGGTTGcatagtaattacaatatagcaattaaacactggaatggtcgatgtgcagaagatgaatgtgcaagtagagatactggggtgcaaaggagcaagataaataaataaatacagtatggggatgaggtagttggatggatgggctgttttcatattggctatgtacaggtgaagtgatctgtgagctgctctgacagctggtgcttaaagctagtgagggagatatgagtctccagcttcagagatttttgcagttcgttccagtcattggcagcagagaactggaaggaaaggcggccaaaggatgaagtggctttgggggtgaccagtgagaaatacctgctggagcgcatgctacgagcgggtgctgctatggtgaccagaaagctgaggtaaggcggggctttacctagcagagacttggagatgacctggagccagtgggtttggcgacgagaatggagcgagggccagccaacaagagagtacaggtcgcagtggtggggagtatatggggctttggtgacaaaacggatggcactgtgatagactgcatccaatttgttgagtagagtgttggaggctattttgtaaatgacatcgccaaagtcgaggatcggtaggatggtcagttttacgagggtatgtttggcagcatgagtgaaggatgctttgatgcgaaataggaagccgaatctagatttcattttggattggagatgcttaatgtgagtctggaaggagagttttcagtctaaccagacacctggtatttgtagttatccacatattctaagtcagagccgtccagagtagtgatgctggacggaagGGCAGGTGCGGGCTGTGATCGGTTgatgagcatgcatttagttttacttgcatttaagagcagttggaggccacagaaggagagttgtatggcattgaagctcatctggaggttagttaacacagtgtccaatgaagggccagaagtttgcagaatggtgtcgtctgtgtagaggtggatcagagaatcactagcagcaagagcgacatcattgatgtatacagagaagagagtcggcccgagaattgaaccatgtggcacccccataaagactgccagaggtccggacaacaggccctctaatttgacacactgaactctatcagagaagtagttggtaaaccaggtgagacaatcatttgagaaaccaaggctgttgagtctgccaataagaatgtggtgattgacagagtcgaaagccttggccaggtcgatgaatacagctgcacagtaatgtctcttatcgatggcagttatgatattatTTAGGACCTtaagtgtggctgaggtgcacccatgaccagctctgaaaccagattgcatagcggagaaggtacggtgggattcgaaatggttggtaatctgtttgttaacttggctttcgaagaccttagaaaggcagggtagaatagatataggtctgtaccagtttgggtctagtgtctccccctttgaagagggggatgaccgcggaagcttttcaatctttgggaatctcagatgatacaaaagaggttgaacaggctagtgataggggttgcaacaatttcggcagataattttagaaagagagggtccagattgtctagcccggctgatttgtaggggtccagattttgcagctctttcagaacatcagctatctggatttgggtgaaggagaaatcggggaggcttgggcaagttgctgtggggagtgcagggctgttgaccggggtaggggtagccaagtggaaagcatggccagccgtagaaaaatgcttattgaaattctcaattatagtcgatttatcagtggtgacattgtttcctagcctcagtgcaatgggcagctgggaggaggtgctcttattctccatggcctttacagtgtcccagaacttttttgagtttgtgctacaggatgcaaatttctgcttgaaaaatctagccttagctttcctaactgcctgtgtatattggttcctaactttcctgaaaagttgcatattcgaTGCTAATACAGAAtgtcacaggatgtttttgtgctggtcaagggcagtcaggtctggagagaaccaaggctatatctgttcctggttttacattttttgaacggggcatgctaatttaagatggtgaggaaggcacttttaaagaatgaccaggcatcctctactgacgggatgaggtcaatatccttcc
It encodes:
- the LOC106562968 gene encoding microtubule-associated protein 1B: MATLVESADIETLSSSSNVMASPMSASLSHRFVDNKFYLLVVIGEMVTEDHLKCAIADIEKGIRSWDTNLIDCNLDQELKLFVSRHSARFSADVRGQRILHHKSSVLETVVLINPSDAAVSTEVCQMISDTARHKLLVLSGQCFENTGELILQSGSFSFFNFIDIFTDPEIGELLITIHPANKASLTLYCPEQGDWKNSNLDKHNLQDFINMKLNSPLILPEMEGLSEFTEYLSESVEIPSPFDMLEPPTSGGFLKLSKPCCYIFPGGRGDSALFAVNGFNMLINGGSDRKSCFWKLVRHLDRVDSILLTHIGDDNLPGINSMLQRKMAELEEEQSHGSQGTGDWVKNLISPDIGVVFLNIPENLEKPAETNFRVRRNIEEVAQTLHYLSKLNLRPEPLQRPVGNTIEPIILFQKMGVGKLEMYVLNPSKTSKDLQHFMKQWTGSEKDKASVLLPNGKEAELPISYMTSISSLIVWHPSNPSEKIVRVLFPGNATQYHILEGLEKLKHLDFLKQPVVTQKELSSNLAPALKQAKLKHKTDSKESLKSVSRPSPSKSFKKESKEEAPEKAKTDAESAREKTAKFEKKDKPLVKKEKVKAPEKEVKAKAEPAPETPEKKKPEIKTKALKEKIIKKEPRKSVEKKNDEKEVKKEVAKEDEKLTSKKEETPKKEQKQETPKKEQKVNKEEVKKDILKKDKDFRRDSPMKIRKEEKKEQKKEDLKKDIKKPSKDVKNASSALGEGKKLAPKPKPLKKDDTTKKDFGSPFKSKGKPKVTKKDTKATDAKSAAAGAAAITAGVVAATCAAEVLETERAMMSSPEDLTKDFEELKEEEIVQEEEPVVVHREALLHSKESPEAEESLDEGITTTEHEGESRETPEEQEHKGKLSGSSSEKFEDEGTGLDYEKKGETEEVHEPMRREMEKHIHAVDSEDKDSEDEGADADQYVRDHNRNETEVQKLGLSVIHPHITSEPLSPAASIHDETLPAGSDDEVASDDENRDEAYTATSGHTQSTIEISSVPTPMDEMSTPRDIMSDETTNDETEDSPSQDLARFGGTTLGDFERKRLSPLQDGPESDHSKSNATEGRDYHASASTISPPSSLEEDKEEGFKSDKFGLDSARLSSALSTTSPLIRSPSAPKGTFDSYPSGFAVPIELCTTLSGSSKAAAGSSTSPDDKTLEGTTSPHSSGHTPYFQSPVDEKSGSIPPANDHGPVIVEVTGDKEDSIRVSPVDDPIPDHTSSVEKVLSPMKSPPPVRGKTHFDLDQMLTIHLSQDERKNGASDSNSVSSTNPFTGFKEESKMSISEGTTSDKSGSPVDEAVAEDTFSHIASASTTSLATSSFPEPTTDDVSPALHAEAGSPQSTEVEDSLSVSVVQTPTPFQEAEISPKGDSPRPMSISPDISPKTAKSKTPVQEPKSPEHSTMSFGQESPDHSLALDFNKQSPEHTCAGSLRATENGPTEVDYSPSEDNDLRPAEQRPPTMDKPMLFKDNDSSHATSVSPSDASQSTPSTTTPCQMREISPVLAQQMDKSPAIPSSSSYSCFTQKTEMSLGAETNPFKCGDSKSPVSPKVPSPSYLPLSSNLSDYQKSAGSSKDPDSSKKSPSSGSRTDVDLCLVTSCEYRHPKTELSPSFINPSPLEYFMNEENPLEEEKPLAKSDGGPPPPSSKLHAKQCEETPPTSISESAPSQTDSDVPPGTEECPSITADANIDSEDDSETLPTDRTLTYRHADPPPVPPRDSAPSPAHPDVTMVDPEADMPPADDNNRTKDKDSKGEGAEKAKKKKLTKTKSSSPARKTGLSKVKDSKVIASPKKSAGEGKDAKNATNTSASRGVKSATSGSGSGKAAAAMPVPNCPPTYMDLVYIPNHCSAKNVDAEFFKWVRSSYYVVSGNDQTAQEPSKAVLDSLLEGKAMWGNNMQVTLIPTHDSEVMREWYQETHEKQQDLNIMVLASSSTVVMQDESFPACKIEL